In Phlebotomus papatasi isolate M1 chromosome 1, Ppap_2.1, whole genome shotgun sequence, the following proteins share a genomic window:
- the LOC129805848 gene encoding beta-galactosidase-like isoform X1, with the protein MQMTLKKYILFGIVGLVVVAAVTTGVVIAVTADDERTFRVGETDFEMDGSKFQYVAGSFHYFRAFRDTWEDKLTVMKSTGLNVIDTYVEWATHEPEPNMYEWDDFADLPYFLELTQKLGLYVILRPGPYICAERDNGGLPYWLFSQYPGIRVRTSDENYLNAVRSWYEVLFTKIDPYLYGKGGNIIMVQVENEYGVFEACDKNYMSWLKNETEKYVGDSAVLFTVDIPNERFECGITEGAFVTTDFGIDRVDEMESIWQLVRRHQPTGPLVNSEFYPGWLTHWQEDNQRRDADEVANVLRRMLQDGASVNFYMFFGGTNFGFTAGANAWGIGGYQADITSYDYDAPMDEAGNPTMKLIKIRNVIGEFFTLPTIEVPEVKVGRAYPDLALHPVAKLFSPDGQFLVQNTRIGSELETFESLRQMSGLILYEANLPKIRIDPSVLTVNGLADRAHVYQDNHFVGCLSRENAITRLPINPGTGSRIRILVENQGRINFDKLDDIKGILGNVTVQQRLGEEEELRNWDISGYPLSNRASMNEFVQRVEGKTVPLPNQNGVLTEGPVFFLGNLRLTADNIGDTYLDPSGWGKGVLYVNGFNLGRYWPVAGPQITMYVPQSILRVGDNSILLLEYQKAPMPTMVSFKSQSFLDG; encoded by the exons AT GCAGATGACACTCAAGAAATACATCTTGTTCGGCATCGTTGGGCTTGTTGTTGTGGCTGCTGTTACAACAGGCGTAGTCATTGCCGTCACTGCCGATGATGAA AGAACTTTTCGTGTGGGAGAGACGGATTTTGAGATGGACGGTAGTAAATTCCAATATGTTGCGGGATCATTCCACTACTTCAGAGCCTTTAGGGACACTTGGGAGGACAAATTGACCGTTATGAAGTCAACTGGCCTCAATGTGATCGACACTTACGTCGAATGGGCAACTCATGAGCCTGAACCGAATATGTACGAGTGGGACGATTTCGCTGATTTGCCATACTTCCTTGAACTCACTCAAAAACTTGGTCTTTATGTCATCCTTCGACCAGGACCTTACATTTGTGCTGAGAGGGATAAC GGAGGTCTGCCGTATTGGCTTTTCTCACAATATCCTGGCATTCGAGTCCGAACTAGCGATGAAAACTACTTGAATGCTGTTAGGAGTTGGTATGAAGTCCTTTTCACCAAAATCGATCCATATCTTTATGGCAAAGGCGGAAATATCATAATGGTACAGGTTGAAAATGAATATGGCGTTTTTGAAGCTTGCGACAAGAACTACATGTCATGGCTGAAGAATGAAACTGAAAAATATGTCGGAGATAGTGCGGTACTTTTTACTGTAGACATCCCAAATGAACGTTTCGAATGTGGAATAACTGAAGGTGCATTCGTAACAACAGATTTCGGAATTGACAGAGTTGATGAGATGGAATCAATCTGGCAATTAGTCCGAAGACATCAACCAACAGGACCCCTTGTAAATTCCGAATTTTATCCCGGCTGGTTGACACATTGGCAGGAAGATAACCAACGTCGAGATGCTGATGAAGTAGCTAACGTGTTGCGTCGAATGCTTCAAGATGGTGCAAGTGTCAATTTCTATATGTTTTTCGGAGGTACAAACTTTGGCTTTACTGCTGGAGCTAATGCTTGGGGTATCGGGGGCTATCAGGCTGATATAACAAGCTACGATTATGATGCCCCAATGGATGAGGCTGGAAATCCCACAATGAAACTCATTAAGATTAGGAATGTTATCGGAGAATTCTTTACACTTCCTACTATAGAGGTTCCGGAAGTAAAAGTAGGTCGAGCCTATCCAGACCTTGCGCTTCATCCAGTGGCAAAACTCTTTTCCCCTGATGGACAGTTCTTAGTTCAAAATACAAGAATTGGTTCGGAATTGGAGACTTTTGAGAGTTTGAGACAAATGTCAGGATTGATTCTTTATGAAGCCAATCTCCCGAAGATTCGGATCGATCCTTCCGTTCTAACTGTAAACGGCTTGGCAGATCGTGCCCATGTTTATCAGGATAATCACTTTGTAGGTTGCCTTTCACGTGAAAATGCCATAACTAGATTACCTATAAACCCGGGAACAGGGTCTCGTATCAGGATTCTGGTTGAAAACCAAGGAAGGATTAATTTTGACAAGCTCGATGACATCAAAGGTATCCTTGGTAACGTGACAGTACAACAACGACTAGGTGAGGAGGAAGAATTGCGCAACTGGGACATTTCGGGATACCCTTTGTCAAATAGGGCATCCATGAATGAGTTTGTTCAGAGAGTTGAGGGCAAAACGGTACCTCTACCCAATCAAAATGGAGTCCTAACCGAAGGACCAGTGTTTTTCTTAGGCAACCTCAGACTGACAGCTGACAATATTGGTGACACTTACTTAGATCCTTCAGGTTGGGGAAAAGGTGTTTTGTACGTAAATGGCTTCAATTTGGGACGCTACTGGCCAGTTGCAGGACCTCAAATCACCATGTATGTTCCACAATCTATACTTAGAGTGGGAGACAATTCAATCTTGCTACTTGAGTATCAGAAAGCGCCAATGCCAACAATGGTATCATTTAAAAGCCAATCATTCCTCGACGGATGA
- the LOC129805848 gene encoding beta-galactosidase-like isoform X2, with protein sequence MSKRTFRVGETDFEMDGSKFQYVAGSFHYFRAFRDTWEDKLTVMKSTGLNVIDTYVEWATHEPEPNMYEWDDFADLPYFLELTQKLGLYVILRPGPYICAERDNGGLPYWLFSQYPGIRVRTSDENYLNAVRSWYEVLFTKIDPYLYGKGGNIIMVQVENEYGVFEACDKNYMSWLKNETEKYVGDSAVLFTVDIPNERFECGITEGAFVTTDFGIDRVDEMESIWQLVRRHQPTGPLVNSEFYPGWLTHWQEDNQRRDADEVANVLRRMLQDGASVNFYMFFGGTNFGFTAGANAWGIGGYQADITSYDYDAPMDEAGNPTMKLIKIRNVIGEFFTLPTIEVPEVKVGRAYPDLALHPVAKLFSPDGQFLVQNTRIGSELETFESLRQMSGLILYEANLPKIRIDPSVLTVNGLADRAHVYQDNHFVGCLSRENAITRLPINPGTGSRIRILVENQGRINFDKLDDIKGILGNVTVQQRLGEEEELRNWDISGYPLSNRASMNEFVQRVEGKTVPLPNQNGVLTEGPVFFLGNLRLTADNIGDTYLDPSGWGKGVLYVNGFNLGRYWPVAGPQITMYVPQSILRVGDNSILLLEYQKAPMPTMVSFKSQSFLDG encoded by the exons ATGTCGAAG AGAACTTTTCGTGTGGGAGAGACGGATTTTGAGATGGACGGTAGTAAATTCCAATATGTTGCGGGATCATTCCACTACTTCAGAGCCTTTAGGGACACTTGGGAGGACAAATTGACCGTTATGAAGTCAACTGGCCTCAATGTGATCGACACTTACGTCGAATGGGCAACTCATGAGCCTGAACCGAATATGTACGAGTGGGACGATTTCGCTGATTTGCCATACTTCCTTGAACTCACTCAAAAACTTGGTCTTTATGTCATCCTTCGACCAGGACCTTACATTTGTGCTGAGAGGGATAAC GGAGGTCTGCCGTATTGGCTTTTCTCACAATATCCTGGCATTCGAGTCCGAACTAGCGATGAAAACTACTTGAATGCTGTTAGGAGTTGGTATGAAGTCCTTTTCACCAAAATCGATCCATATCTTTATGGCAAAGGCGGAAATATCATAATGGTACAGGTTGAAAATGAATATGGCGTTTTTGAAGCTTGCGACAAGAACTACATGTCATGGCTGAAGAATGAAACTGAAAAATATGTCGGAGATAGTGCGGTACTTTTTACTGTAGACATCCCAAATGAACGTTTCGAATGTGGAATAACTGAAGGTGCATTCGTAACAACAGATTTCGGAATTGACAGAGTTGATGAGATGGAATCAATCTGGCAATTAGTCCGAAGACATCAACCAACAGGACCCCTTGTAAATTCCGAATTTTATCCCGGCTGGTTGACACATTGGCAGGAAGATAACCAACGTCGAGATGCTGATGAAGTAGCTAACGTGTTGCGTCGAATGCTTCAAGATGGTGCAAGTGTCAATTTCTATATGTTTTTCGGAGGTACAAACTTTGGCTTTACTGCTGGAGCTAATGCTTGGGGTATCGGGGGCTATCAGGCTGATATAACAAGCTACGATTATGATGCCCCAATGGATGAGGCTGGAAATCCCACAATGAAACTCATTAAGATTAGGAATGTTATCGGAGAATTCTTTACACTTCCTACTATAGAGGTTCCGGAAGTAAAAGTAGGTCGAGCCTATCCAGACCTTGCGCTTCATCCAGTGGCAAAACTCTTTTCCCCTGATGGACAGTTCTTAGTTCAAAATACAAGAATTGGTTCGGAATTGGAGACTTTTGAGAGTTTGAGACAAATGTCAGGATTGATTCTTTATGAAGCCAATCTCCCGAAGATTCGGATCGATCCTTCCGTTCTAACTGTAAACGGCTTGGCAGATCGTGCCCATGTTTATCAGGATAATCACTTTGTAGGTTGCCTTTCACGTGAAAATGCCATAACTAGATTACCTATAAACCCGGGAACAGGGTCTCGTATCAGGATTCTGGTTGAAAACCAAGGAAGGATTAATTTTGACAAGCTCGATGACATCAAAGGTATCCTTGGTAACGTGACAGTACAACAACGACTAGGTGAGGAGGAAGAATTGCGCAACTGGGACATTTCGGGATACCCTTTGTCAAATAGGGCATCCATGAATGAGTTTGTTCAGAGAGTTGAGGGCAAAACGGTACCTCTACCCAATCAAAATGGAGTCCTAACCGAAGGACCAGTGTTTTTCTTAGGCAACCTCAGACTGACAGCTGACAATATTGGTGACACTTACTTAGATCCTTCAGGTTGGGGAAAAGGTGTTTTGTACGTAAATGGCTTCAATTTGGGACGCTACTGGCCAGTTGCAGGACCTCAAATCACCATGTATGTTCCACAATCTATACTTAGAGTGGGAGACAATTCAATCTTGCTACTTGAGTATCAGAAAGCGCCAATGCCAACAATGGTATCATTTAAAAGCCAATCATTCCTCGACGGATGA